CGCGAAAGAGGTGTGGCGCCCGCCCGAAGAGTCGAACGGGCTCTTGCGCACCAGGCGGTGCACGCCGGTCTCGGTGCGCAGCAGGCCATAGGCGTACTCGCCCTCGATGTGGATGGTCGCGCCCTTGATGCCGGCGATGTCGCCAGGCGTTTCCTCATCCACCGTGGCCTTGAAGCCCTTGCGCTCGGCGTACTTCAGGTACTGGCGCAGCAGCATGCCGGCCCAGTCGCACGCTTCGGTGCCGCCGGCGCCGGCCTGGATGTCGATGTAGCAGTTCAGCGGGTCGGCCTCGCGCCCGAACATGCGGCGGAACTCGAGTTCCTCGATCAGCGGCTGCAGCTTGGCCGTCTCGGCCTCGATGGTGGCGAGGCCCGCTTCGTCGCCTTCCTCGCGGCTCATCTCGTACAGCTCGCTGTTGTCGGCCAGCTCCGCGGTGAGCTTTTGCAGCGTCAGCACCACGGCGTCGAGCGATTTTTTTTCCTTGCCCAGGTCCTGGGCCTTCTTGGGGTCGTTCCAGACGTTCGGGTCTTCAAGCGACGCGTTTACCGTGCGCAGGCGTTCGTATTTGGCATCGTAGTCAAAGATACCTCCGTAACTCGCGCGTGCGCGCGCTGAGGTCTTCGAGGGTGTTGCCGATCTGGTTGATGTGTTCTGCTTCCATGGTGATTCTTTCCTGTGTGTTCTGCGTGAAATAACAGGCGATTTTCTCATGGAGCCCACGCCGGCCCGTGGGTAGGGGGATGGGCTAAAAATGATAGCTGCCAGCGCTTGACTGGCAAGCGCTTCAGGCCGATTTGCCTTAAATCTTCGAGACGAAGTCTTCGATCAGCTTCGCCACCACCTGTGGCTGGTCGTGGTGCAGCATGTGGCCCGCGTCCTGCACCACGGCCGTGCGCACGTCGCGCACGTGCGTCAGGCGCTGGTGGTACTCGGCCAGGGTGTACTTGTCCTTCCACCACTGGCTCAGGCTATCGCTGTTCGCCTCCACGGACAGCACGGGCGCGCGAATGGCGGCGTACAGCGCCAGGGCCTCGTCCACGCGGAACAGGTGCGGATTGACGATCTTGTGGGCGTCGTCGCCCAGGATGGCCCAACGGCCGTCGGCGCCGGGCGCGGCCCACTCGCGCGCCAGCCAGGCGGCCTTGCCCGCGGGCAGGCGCGGGTTGGTCTTCATCAGGCGCTGGGCCACGCCGTCGGCATCGTCATAGGTCTTGAGCGCCAGTTCGCCGCGCTCGTGCTGGCGGATCTCCTCCATCCACTGGGCGTAGCGGCGCGGGGCTTGGCTTGGGTGGGTGGCGGGCAGGCCAAAGCCCTCCAGGTTGACCAGGCGGCGGATGCGCTCGGGGCGCACGCCGCCATAGACCATGGCCACGTTGCCGCCCATGCTGTGGCCCACCAGGTCGATGGGCTGGGCGCCGGCGTAGTGGTCCAGCAGCTGGTCCAGGTCGGCCAAGTAGTCGGCAAAGGCGTAGTGGTCACAGGGCGCGGCCGGGCGCGTGTGGCCGAAGCCGCGCCAGTCGGGGGCGATGATCTGGCGGCCGGCGGCAAAGGCCTTGCTGAAGGCATCGACCACGAACTGCCAGGATGCACCCACATCCATCCAGCCGTGCACCAGCACCAGCGGCGCCTGGCCGGGCTGGGGGGCGCCCCACAGGCGCACGTGGTAGTCGAGGTGGCGGATGCGCACGGTTTCGGTGCGCGCGGTGCGAAGGGGCTGGTACATGGGGCCGGATTATTTGCGTCGCGCCGGCGGCGCCCAGTCGTGCCTGGGACAGTGTGCGCGCTGCACGCCGGCGCGGGCGTCCGTACACTCGGGCGCTGCATTTTTTGACGGAGCCCGTTGCATGAACACCCTTCCCCTTGGCCACAGCGACCTGCGTGTCACCCCCATCTGCCTGGGCACCATGACCTTCGGTGAGCAGGTGGACGAGCACGACGCCCATGCCATCCTGGACCAGGCGCTGGAGCGCGGGGTGAATTTCATCGACACGGCGGAGATGTACGCCGTGCCGGCGCGCGAGGCCACCTATGGCGCCACCGAGACCATCATCGGCAACTGGCTGGCAGCGCGCCCCGGCGTGCGCCAGCGGCTGGTGCTGGCGACCAAGGTGGCCGGGCCCTCGCGCGGCATGCCGTGGATTCGTGACGGCGTGGGCATGACGGCCGCCGACATTGCCGCTTCGTGCGAGGGCAGCCTGCGCCGGCTGCAGACGGACGTGATCGACCTGTACCAGATCCACTGGCCCGAGCGGCATGTGCCCGCCTTTGGCCAGCTTTACTACGACCCGGCCAAGGAGACCAGCCAGACGCCCCTGCACGAGCAGCTGCAGGCGCTCGCCCGGCTGGTGCGCGCCGGCAAGGTGCGCTACATCGGCCTGTCCAACGAGACGCCCTGGGGCGTGCACGAGTTTGTGCGACTGGCCGAGCAGCACGGCCTGCCGCGCGTGGTGGCGGTGCAAAACCCGTACGGCCTGCTCAACCGCAGCTGGGACAACGCCATGGACGAGAGCTGCCACCGCCTCGGCGTGTCGCTGCTGGCGTACTCGCCGCTGGGCTTCGGCCTGCTCACGGGCAAGTACGACCAGCATGCGCCCACCGAGCCAGGGGCGCCGCAGGATGCGCGCCTGGCGCGCTACGAATCGGTGCGCAAGCAGCGCTGGGGCCGGCCGGAAGCGCTGGCCGGCGCGCGCCGCTACAACCAGCTGGCGCGCGATCACGGGCTGACGCCCACCCAGCTGGCGCTGGCGTTTTGTTACCGCAGCTGGCGCGTGGCCAGCACCATCATCGGCGTGACCTCTGCCGCGCAGCTGCATGACGACCTGGACGCCTGGAGCGTGCAGTTGAGCCCTGAGCTGCTGGCCGAGATCGACGCCATCCGCTGGCAGCTGCGCGACCCGGCGCAGTAAATATTTAGGTAAAAAACGGCTCCAGCGCCCGCCAGTCAAGCGCTGGCAGCTATCAATTTTGAATATTTTCCATGGCGAAGAAAGGCAAGGTCGCGCACATCAGCGAGACGCCCGCCACGCAGCTGCTGCGCGCGCGCGGCGTGGCGTTCACCGAGCACCCCTACGACTACGTGGAGCACGGCGGCTCGGCCGAGTCAGCGCGCCAGCTAGGGCTGGATGAACACCTGGTCGTCAAGACCCTGGTCATGCAGGACCAGGACGCGCGCCCGCTCGTCGTGCTGATGCATGGCGATTGCACCGTGTCCACCAAGAACCTGGCGCGCCAGATCGGCGCCAAGAGCGTCGAGCCGTGCAAGCCCGACGTCGCCCACCGGCACAGCGGCTACCTGGTGGGCGGCACCTCGCCCTTTGGCACGCGCAAGGCGATGCCGGTGTTCATCGAGGAAAGCATTCTTGAGCTGCCGCGCATCGCCATCAACGGCGGGCGGCGCGGCTACCTGGTGCAGCTCGATCCGCAGGTCTGCGTGCAGCTGCTGGGCGCGCGGGCCGTGCAGTGCGCGCTGGCACAATGACCGGCCGCTTTTCCACGACTGTCGCCTTCTCAACGTGAATTCCATCCTGCTCACCCTTGCCGCCACCGTGGCCGCCTACTTGCTGGGCTCGCTGTCGTTCGCCGTCATCGTCAGCCGCCTGATGGGCCTGAACGACCCGCGCACCTACGGCAGCAAGAACCCCGGCGCGACCAACGTGCTGCGCTCGGGCAACAAGGCCGCGGCGGTCGTCACGCTGCTGTTCGACGCGCTCAAGGGCTGGCTGCCGGTGGTGCTGGTGCGCTGGTTCGGCCCGCCCTACGGGCTGGAGGAGGGCACCCTGGCGCTGGTGGGCCTGGCGGCCTTCGTGGGCCACCTGTGGCCGGTGTTCTTCCGCTTCGAAGGCGGCAAGGGCGTGGCCACGGCTGCCGGCGTGCTGCTGGGCATCAGCGGCTGGCTGGGCCTGGCCACGCTGGCCACCTGGGTCATCATCGCCTTCTTCTTTCGCTACTCCTCGCTGGCATCGCTGGTGGCGGCGGTGTTTGCACCCTTCTTCTATGTGCTGGGCGCCGGCATGGCCTGGTACAGCGACGCGCGCGTGGGCCTGGCAATCGCTGTCATGTCCGGGCTGCTCGCCTGGCGGCACAAGGACAACATCCGCCGCCTGGTCCAGGGCCAGGAATCGCGCCTGGGCGCCAAGAAGAAGTAGGGGCTGCTAGAGCGTCTGCGTGCGCTGGGCCGCGTACAGGCCCAGGCGCACCATGGTGCGGTGGTTCAGCTCCAGCGTGACGGCCGAGCGCGCCAGCGCCGACTGGATGCGCGGGCCGCTGCTGCTTTGCGTCTGGTACAGCTGGGGCGCCGTCAGCGGCTCGCCGCGCGCGTCCAGCACGCTGGCCACCAGCGGGGCGTTGGCCCGCTCGCTGCGGCGCAGCACCACGGCCGCCTCGCCGTTGTCCATGCGCACGAAGGTGCCCGGCGGGCACAGCCCCACGGTGCGCACCAGGGTGTGGCTGACCTCGTCGCGCCCCTGTCCCTCGTCGCCCACGATGGCGCGCACCGAATCGGTGGCGCTGCGGCCCGCGCGCGACGTGCGCGGACTGATCATGGCGGCGTAGCGGTCGATGGTGCCCAGCACGCGGGCCAGGCGCTGCGCCGGGGGCAGGCTGGCCAGGGGCGCCTGCTCGGGCAGCTGAACGTGGTGCTGGGCCACCACCTGCAGCCACAGCGCATCGCCGATGCCCATGCGCTGCAGCAGCTCGCAGCCGACCTGGGGGTGGCGGGCCACAGCCTGCTGCTGCTCGGGTGTAAGCGGCTCGCGCTGCTCGGCCAGCTGGTCCTGCAGCGCCGTCATGCCGATGTTCATGGTGAAGGCCGCGCCCACCAGGCTGGCGCGCTCGTGCGCGGGCAGGGCCAGCTCGCCCGCCAGGATGTGGCACAGCGCGGCGCACACCAGCGCGTGCGAGCCGCTGTAGCCCACGGTGGAGGTGGTGGCCAGCTGGAACATCAGGTACAGCGCCGCGTCGATGTCGTGGGCCACCAGGTCGGCCAGCCAACGGTCGCACTGGCGCAGCTTGGGGCCCAGCCCCTGCACCTGGGACGGACGGGCCAGCAGCGTGCAGGCGAGCGCCTCCAGGTCGGACCACTGGCCCAGCAGGTCTTCGTACTCGCTGTCCGGCGGCTCGCCGGCGCGAGGCTTAGTCGCGGAAGTTGTCAAAGGTCAGCGGCAGGTCGGTCACTTCCTTGCGGATCAGCGCCATGACGGCCTGCAGGTCGTCGCGCTTGGGTGCAGTGACGCGCACTTTCTCTTCCTGGATGGCGGCCTGCACCTTCAGCTTGCTGTCCTTGATCAGGCGCTGGATCTTCTTGGCCTGCTCGGAGTCGATGCCGTTCTTGACCTTGACGATCTGCTTGACCTTGTCGCCGCCGATCTTGGTGGGTTTTTGCACGTCCAGGAAGCGCACGTCCACGCTGCGCTTGGTGAGCTTGCCGCGCAGCAGGTCCTCGACCTGCTGCAGCTGGAACTCGGCGTCGCCCAGCAGCGTGATTTCCTTGTCCTTGAGCTCCACGCCGGCGGACGTGCCCTTGAAGTCGAAGCGCGTGCCGATCTCCTTGGAGGCGTTGTCCACGGCGTTCTTCACTTCAACGAAATTGGCTTCACAAACGATATCGAAAGAGGGCATGACAGTACCTCGGAAAACGGGCCAGGCCCCGTGCGGCAAAGGCACGGGTGCGACAATTCGGGCAATGGTAGTCGAGAAAAATGTGCCCTTGCAGGGCTGCAACACCTTCGGCATCGCGGCGCGCGCCCACACCCTGGTGCGCGTGCGCGCGCCGCAGGACGTGCAGGACGTGCTGGCCGACCCGCTGCTGGCGCGGTCACCGAAATTCGTGCTGGGCGGGGGCAGCAACATCGTGCTGACGGGCGACGTCGAGCCGCTGGTGCTGAAGATGGAGATCCGAGGCATGCGCCTGCTGGAGGAAACGGACAGGGGCTGGATCGTCGAGGCCGGCGCCGGCGAGGCCTGGCACGACGCCGTGGCCTGGACGCTGGCGCACGGCTGGCCGGGGCTGGAGAACCTGGCGCTGATCCCTGGCACCGTGGGCGCGGCGCCGGTGCAAAACATCGGCGCCTATGGCGTGGAGCTGCAGGACCGCTTCCACTCGCTGCGCGCGGTGGACCTGGACACGGGGGCCACTTTCGAGCTGGATGCCTCGCAATGCGCCTTCGGCTACCGCGACTCGGTGTTCAAGCACCGCTCGCCGGCTGCCGGCGGCTTCGGCCTGGCCGGCCGCGCCATCATCACGCACGTGCGCTTTTGGCTGTCCAAGGACTGGCGGCCCGAGCTGGGCTACCTGGACCTGGAGAAAAAGCGCGAGGAATCGGGCATCCAGCAGCCCAGCGCGCAGCAGATCTTCGAGTGGGTGTGCGAGGTGCGCCGCGCCAAGCTGCCCGATCCGGCCGTGGTGGGCAACGCCGGCAGCTTCTTCAAGAACCCCACCGTCACGCCCGAGCAGTGCCAGGACATCATCGCCCGCGAGCCCAAGGTGGTGCACTACGTGCTGCCTGACGGGCGCTTCAAGCTGGCCGCCGGCTGGCTGATCGACGCCTGCGGCTGGCGCGGCAAGAGCGTGGGCAAGGCGGGCGTCTATGACCGCCAGGCGCTGGTGCTGGTCAACCGCGGCACGCCCGAGGCCAGCGTGACCGGCGGCGAGGTGATGACACTGGCGCGCGCCATCCAGACCAGCGTCTATGAGCGCTTCGGCATCCGGCTGGAGCCGGAGCCGGTGGTCGTCTGACGCTCCTGTTTTGATAGCTGCCGGCGCTTGATTGGCGGGCGCTGGAGGCCAAAAAGGCTTGAAGCCCGGCTACATCGACTCGGCCAGCATGGCGCGGTAGTCGTCGGCGCTGGCCTCGCGCGGGTTGGTCTTGTGGCAGTGGTCGGCCATGGCGCCGCGGATCACCTCGTCCCACATGTCCTCGGTCACGCCCAGGCCAGCCAGGCGGGTGGGCAGGCCCAGGCGGTCGGTCATGTCCTTCACGGCCTCGGCCACGTCGGCGCCTTGCGGCAACCCCATGGCGTGCGCCATGCGCTCGATGCGCCGCTCTGTTTGTACCTGCCCAGCCTGCGCGTTGAAGCGGATCACGGCCGGCAGGAACACCGCGTTCAGCGTGCCGTGGTGCAGCCGCGGGTTCAGCCCGCCCAGGCTGTGGCTGAGCGAGTGCACGCAGCCCAGCCCTTTCTGGAACGCCATGGCGCCCTGCATGCTGGCGCTCATCATGTTCAGCCGCGCTTCGCGGTTGGCGCCATCGCGCGTGGCCGCCTCGATGTGCTGCCAGCCGCGCGCCAGGCCGTCGAGCGCGATGCCGTCGGCCGGCGGGTTGAAGGCGGTGGACATGAAGGTCTCCATGCAGTGCGCGATGGCGTCCATGCCGGTGGCGGCGGTGAGCTGCGGCGGCAGGCCCAGCGTCAGGCCCGGGTCGCAGATCGCGGTGCGCGGCACCAGGTGCCAGGAGTGAAAGCCCAGCTTGCGGTGGTCATCCACGATGAGGATGGCGCCGCGCGCCACCTCGCTGCCGGTGCCGCTGGTGGTGGGCACGGCGATCAAAGGTGCCACGCGCTCGGTAATGCGCGCCGAGCCGCCCTCGATGGTGGCGTAGGTGGTGAGCGGCCCCTCGTGCGTGGCGGCGATGGCGATGCCCTTGGCGCAGTCGATGGCCGAGCCGCCGCCCACGGCGATCAGGCCGTCGCAGCGCTCCTGGCGGTACAGCTGCACGGCGGCGCGCACGGCAGCCTCGGTGGGGTTGGAGGGGGTCTGGTCGAACACCGCGACGGCCAGGCCGGCCAGAGCATCGAGCGCCGGCTGCAGCACGCCGGCCGCGCGCACGCCCGGGTCGGTCACCACCAGCGGGCGCGTGATGCCGACGCGGGCGCATTCCTGCGCCAGCAGGCGCACCGCGCCGAATTCGAACTGGATCTGGGTGACGTAGTTGATGAAGGCCATGGCTGCAACGGACGGTGGATAGCAATTACGATGACCCGCCACATTACAACCAGGAGACCCGTATGACCAAGAAGCAAACCCTTGCAGGGCTGGCGCTGGCCGTCGCCTGCGCGACAGGCGCCAGCGCCCAGTGCCTGGACGACGCGCAGGTCGGCGCCCTGGCCGCGCGCTACGCCGACAAGGCGCCGGCGGCCAATTTCGCCGCGCCGCTGTCGGATGCCGACGCCGCCTGCACGAGAAAGCGCTTCAACGCGCTGCTGGCCGAGCGCCTGGGCAAGGTGGTGGGCTACAAGGCGGGCCTTACCAACCCGGCGGTGCAAAAGCGCTTTGGTACCGACCAGCCGGTGTGGGGCGTGCTGTACGAAGGCATGGTGCAGGCGAGCGGCTTTGCCACGCCGGCGCAGTTCGGCGCCCGCCCGCTGTACGAGGCCGACATGCTGGTGCGCGTGAAGGACGCGGCCATCCACCACGCCCGCACGCCGTACGAGGTGCTGCAGCACATCGACCAGGTCATCCCCTTCGTCGAGCTGCCCGACCTGATCGTGGAAAAGCCTGGCGAGCTGAACGGCGCCGGCGTGGCCGCCATCAACGTGGGCGCGCGCCTGGGCGTGGCCGGCGAACCCATCGCCGTGCCCGCCACGCGCGGCGAGCGCTACCGCCTGCTGGATGCGCTGGAGCGCATGCAGGTGCAGCTGACCAACCAAAGCGGCGAGCTGCTGGCCAGCGGCAAGGGCAGCGACATCCTGGGCCATCCGCTCAACGCCGTGGTGTGGCTCGCCCAGGCGCTGCAAAAGGAGGGCATCACGCTCAAGGCCGGCGACCTGGTCAGCCTGGGCTCGTTCTCGCCGCTGCTGCCCCCGAAGCCCGGCCTGGGCGTGACGGCCACCTACATCGGCCTGCCCGGCGCCAAGCCGGTGCAGGTGAGCTTTCAGTGAGCGGCGGCGCGCCGGGCCTGCAGTCGGCCTTTGAGGCGCACGCCCGCCAGCTCACCCCGCAGATGCGCAGCGTGCTCGAGCGCATGGCCCGCCTGGGCCGCCCGCCATTGCACTCTTTGCCCCCGGACCAGGCGCGCGCCGCCTACCAGGCCGGCGCCGAGGTGCTGGAGGTGCCGCGCGCCGAGCTGGCCCGCGTGGAGGACCTGCACATCCCCGCGCGCGACGGCGCATCGCTGCCCGCGCGCCTGTACGCACCCACGCTTGACGCCGGCCTGCCGCTGCTGCTGTTCCTGCACGGCGGCGGCTTCACCATCGGCAGCGTGGCCACGCACGACGTGCTGTGCCGCGAGCTGGCGCGGCTGGGCCGGTGCATGGTGGTGTCGCTGGACTATCGCCTCGCGCCCGAGCACCGCTTTCCCACCGCCGTGCACGACAGCTGGGACGCGCTGCGGTGGCTGGCCGCCCAGGCTACGCAACTGGGCGCGGATGGCTCGCGCCTGGCCGTGGGCGGCGACAGCGCCGGCGGCACGCTGGCCGCCGTCAGCGCCTTGCTGGCGCGCGACGCCGGCCTGGCGCTGGCGCTGCAGCTGCTGATCTACCCGGGCACCACGGCGCACCAGGACACGCCCTCGCACACCCGCTTCGCCCACGGCCTGGTGCTGGACCAGCCGGCCATCGCCTGGTTCTTCGAGCAGTACGTGGGCCACGGCCCCGAGCGCGAGGACTGGCGCTTCGCCCCGCTGCTGGCGCACGACCTGGAGGGCGCCGCCCCGGCCTGGGTGGCCCTGGCCGAGCTGGACCCGCTGGTGGACGAGGGCGTGGACTACGCCGACCGCCTGCGCGCCGCCGGCGTGCCGGTGGACATCGAGATCTACCGCGGCGTGACGCACGAGTTCATCAAGATGGGCCGGGCCCTGCCCGAGGCGCGCCAGTTCCACCAGGACGCGGGCCGCGCGCTGCGCCAGGCCTTCGCCACCGACTGACCTTTTTTCTTTGTTCTTTTGTCGCCATGCAACGTCAAGACTTCCGCTGCTTTCACCGCCTGCGCGTGCGCTGGGCCGAGGTGGACCCCCAGAAAATCGTCTTCAACGCCCACTACCTGACCTACGCCGACTGCGCGGTGACCGAGTACTGGCGCGCCCTGGCCTTGCCCTACGAGGCCAGCATGCACGTACTGGGCGGCGAGGTCTATCTGAAGAAGGCCGGGGTGGAATACCACGCCTCGGCGCGGCTGGAGGACATCCTGGACGTGGGTATCCGCTGCACGCGCATCGGCAGCAGCTCCATGGTGTTCGACGTGGGCATCTTCGCCGGCGACCGGCTGCTGGTCAGCATCGAGCTGATCTACGTTTTTGCCGACCCGGCCACGCAGACCAAGCGCCCCGTGCCGCCGGCGCTGCGCGCCATCATCGAGCACTACGAGGCCGCCGGCACCATGGTGGAGCTGCGTACCGGCGGCTGGGACACGCTTGGCCGCGACGCCACTGCCCTGCGCATGGCCGTCTTCGTGCAGGAGCAGGGGATCGATCCGGCCATCGAGATCGACGACCAGGACGCGCTGGCCGTGCACGCCGTGGCCTACAACCGCCTGGGCCTGCCCGTGGCCACGGGCAGGCTGCTGCCGGCCGTGGATGGCCAGGGGCGCATTGGCCGCATGGCGGTGGACCGCGTGGTGCGCGGCCAGCGCTGGGGCCGCGCCGTGCTGGATGCGCTGATGCAGGCCGCCCGCGAGCGCGGCGACAGCCACGCCACGCTGCACGCCCAGCGCAGCGCCGAGGACTTCTACCGCCGCGCCGGCTTTGCCGTGCAGGGCGAGCCGTTCGACGAGGCCGGCATCGCCCACATCACCATGCTGCGCGCCCTGCAGTGACTATGCTTTTGATAGCTGCCTGCGCTTGATGGGCGGGCGCTGGAGGCGGTTTTGACCTCTATTTTGGTCAGATGTCTTCCAGCAGCGCGTAGGGCAGGGCGGCCAGCGCCAGGGGCGCGCCGCCCACCGCCAGCGGCTTGTCCGCCGCGGCAATCTGCATGGACACCAGCGCATCCACGCCGCCGGCCGGGCTGGCGGCGGCCTGCACCACCTGGCCCACGGGCTGTTCGGCATCGCCTTGCGCGAACACCTCGGCACCCACCTCCAGGGCCGACGGCGCATGCACCAAGAAGGCGCGGCGCTTGAGCGTGCCGCGGAACTGGCTGCGCGCCACCACCTCCTGGCCGGGGTAGCAGCCCTTTTTGAAGTTCACGCCGCCCACCGATTCGTAGTTCAGCATCTGCGGCACGAAGGCCTCCACCACCGGCTGGGTCAGCGTGGCCACGCCGCTGCGCACTTCGCCCCACAGCCACAGTTCGGGCGCCAGCGGCGCGGCCATCAGGGCCGGGCTGCCGGCGGGCGCCAGCCACAGGGCGCGCGGCTGGCCGTCGGCCGGGTACAGGGCGATTACGCTGGCGCCGCCCGCCTGCGCCAGCGTCCAGGGCGGGCTGCCTGCCGGCAGCAGGGCGGAGGCTGCCTCGCCCGTCAGGCCCAGCAGCTGGAAGTCGGCCGTGGCATCGCTCAGTTTCGCCTTGGCCCGCAGCACGAACATCGACAGCCGCTTGAGCGTGGGCGCCAGCAGGTCGCGGCTGCACACCAGCAGCACCTCATCGGCGCTGCGCTTGAAGCCGATGAAGCTGGCCAGCATGCGGCCCTTGGGGTTGAGCAGCGCGGCCAGGCGCGCGTGCTGCAGGTCCAGCAGGGCGAAGTCCTGCGTCAGCTGGCCATGCAGGAAGGCGGCGGCGTCCTCGCCGGCCACGCGGATCACGCCCAGGTGGAGCAGCGGCGCGGCCCCGGCGGGCAGCAGGGCGGCGGGGTTCAGGGCAGGGGTCACGGGCTGGGATGCGGTCATCCGTCAATTATCATGGCCGGCTCCCTTGCCCCTGCCAACGCTGCTTTTTCTCCCTGACAACCGTGCGCCGACTGCTCGTCCTGTTGCTCCTTATCGCGGTCGCCGCCGGCGTCGGCGCCGCCTGGTGGCTGCACGCGCCCCTGCCCCAGCGCGCCGGCAGCGCCCCGGCCGGCCAGCCGCTGGAGCTGGAGATCGAGCCCGGCACCACTCCGCGCGGCGTGGCCCGCGCGGCCGTGCAGGCCGGGCTGGACACCAACGCCGACCTGCTGTACTGGTGGTTCCGCCTGTCGGGCAAGGGCCGGGGCATCAAGGCCGGCAACTACGAGATCCCGGCAGGCACGTCGCCCCGGGCGCTGCTGCAAAAGCTGGTGCGCGGCGAAGAAGCCCTGCGCGCCGTGACGCTGGTGGAGGGCTGGACCTTCCGCCAGGTGCGCCAGGCCGTGGCCCGCGCCGAGCAGCTGCGCCCGGACACCGCCAGCCAGAGCGACGAGGCCATCATGGCCGCCCTGGGCCGCGCCGGCGTGGCGCCCGAGGGGCGGTTCTTCCCCGACACCTACACCTACGCCAAGGGCAGCAGCGACTTGGGCCTGCTGCGCCGCGCGCTGCACGCCATGGATCGGCGCCTGGAGGCCACCTGGGCGCAGCGCGATGCGCGCACGCCGCTGAAGAGCGCCGACCAGGCCCTCATCCTGGCCAGCATCGTGGAGAAGGAAACCGGCCGCGCCGAAGACCGCGCGCAGATCGCGGGCGTCTTCACCAACCGCCTGCGCACCGGCATGCTGCTGCAGACCGACCCGACCGTCATCTACGGCCTGGGCGAGAAGTTCGACGGCAACCTGCGCCGGCGCGACCTGACCACCGACACGCCCTTCAACACCTACACCCGCGCTGGCCTGCCGCCCACGCCGATCGCCATGCCGGGCAAGGCCTCGCTGCTGGCCGCGGTGCAGCCGGCCGACACGCGCGCCCTGTACTTCGTCGCCCGCGGCGACGGCTCCAGCCATTTCAGCGAATCGCTGGACGAGCACAACCGCGCCGTCAACAAATACCAGCGCAAGCAGTGACGACAGGCCTGTTCATCACCTTCGAGGGCATCGACGGCGCCGGCAAGTCCTCGCACATCGACGCGCTGGCGCGCGCCTTTGCCCAGGCGGGCCGCACCGCCCTGGTGACGCGCGAGCCCGGGGGCACGCCGCTGGCGGAGAAGCTGCGCGAGCTGCTGCTGCACGACGCCATGGACGCGCTGACCGAGACGCTGCTGGTGTTCGCCGCCCGGCGCGACCACTTGGCGCAGGTGATCGTCCCGGCCCTGGCGCGCGGCGAAGTGGTGCTGTGCGACCGCTTCACCGATGCCACCTTCGCCTACCAGGGCGGGGGGCGCGGCTTCGACTGGCAGGTGCTATCACAAATGGAGCAGCTTGCGCAGACCGGGCTTGGGCTGGAGCCCGATTTGATGCTCAACCCGCAGCTGACCCTGTGGTTCGACCTGCCGCCCGAGCTGGCGGCCCGGCGCCTGGCCGCGGCGCGTGCGCCTGACCGCTTCGAGGCCCAGCCGCTGGAATTCTTCACCCGCGTGGCGCAGGGCTACGCCCGCCGCGCCGCCGAAGCCGGGCCACGCTTTGCCCGCATCGACGCCGACCGCGCGCGCGAGCACGTAGCCGCCCAGATGCTGGCAGAGGTGGCCGAGCGCGGCTGGCTGCCCGCGCAAGGGGCCGCTGCATGAGCGCGCAGCCTGCCGTCGCCCCCTGGGTGGCCCTGCAGCGCGACCAGCTGCTGGCCCAGCGCGGCCACGCCTGGCTCTTGCACGGGCCGGCCGGCCTGGGCCAGTACGAGCTGGCACTGGAGCTAGTGCGCGCCTGGCTATGCGACGCGCCCACGCCTCACGGTGCCTGCGGCCAGTGCGCCAGCTGCCACGGCATTGCCGTGCGCGCCCATGCCGACCTGTGCGTGCTGATGCCCGAGACGCAGATGCTGGAGCTGGGCTGGCCCCTGCCCGAGAAGGCCCAGGCCGACATCGACGACAAGAAGCGCAAGGCGAGCCGCGAGATCCGCGTGGAGGCGATGCGCGACGCTGTGGAATTCGCCCAGCGCACCAGCGCCCGGGGCCGCGGCAA
The DNA window shown above is from Pulveribacter suum and carries:
- the prfB gene encoding peptide chain release factor 2 (programmed frameshift); translated protein: MEAEHINQIGNTLEDLSARTRELRRYLDYDAKYERLRTVNASLEDPNVWNDPKKAQDLGKEKKSLDAVVLTLQKLTAELADNSELYEMSREEGDEAGLATIEAETAKLQPLIEELEFRRMFGREADPLNCYIDIQAGAGGTEACDWAGMLLRQYLKYAERKGFKATVDEETPGDIAGIKGATIHIEGEYAYGLLRTETGVHRLVRKSPFDSSGGRHTSFASLFVYPEIDDSIQIDINPADVRTDTYRASGAGGQHINKTDSAVRLTHMPTGIVVQCQDGRSQHSNRDVAWQRLRSKLYELEMSKRMQAQQALEDTKTDVGWGHQIRSYVLDNSRIKDLRTNVEVSATQKVLDGDLDQFIEASLKQGL
- a CDS encoding alpha/beta fold hydrolase gives rise to the protein MYQPLRTARTETVRIRHLDYHVRLWGAPQPGQAPLVLVHGWMDVGASWQFVVDAFSKAFAAGRQIIAPDWRGFGHTRPAAPCDHYAFADYLADLDQLLDHYAGAQPIDLVGHSMGGNVAMVYGGVRPERIRRLVNLEGFGLPATHPSQAPRRYAQWMEEIRQHERGELALKTYDDADGVAQRLMKTNPRLPAGKAAWLAREWAAPGADGRWAILGDDAHKIVNPHLFRVDEALALYAAIRAPVLSVEANSDSLSQWWKDKYTLAEYHQRLTHVRDVRTAVVQDAGHMLHHDQPQVVAKLIEDFVSKI
- a CDS encoding aldo/keto reductase, with the protein product MNTLPLGHSDLRVTPICLGTMTFGEQVDEHDAHAILDQALERGVNFIDTAEMYAVPAREATYGATETIIGNWLAARPGVRQRLVLATKVAGPSRGMPWIRDGVGMTAADIAASCEGSLRRLQTDVIDLYQIHWPERHVPAFGQLYYDPAKETSQTPLHEQLQALARLVRAGKVRYIGLSNETPWGVHEFVRLAEQHGLPRVVAVQNPYGLLNRSWDNAMDESCHRLGVSLLAYSPLGFGLLTGKYDQHAPTEPGAPQDARLARYESVRKQRWGRPEALAGARRYNQLARDHGLTPTQLALAFCYRSWRVASTIIGVTSAAQLHDDLDAWSVQLSPELLAEIDAIRWQLRDPAQ
- a CDS encoding aminoacyl-tRNA deacylase is translated as MAKKGKVAHISETPATQLLRARGVAFTEHPYDYVEHGGSAESARQLGLDEHLVVKTLVMQDQDARPLVVLMHGDCTVSTKNLARQIGAKSVEPCKPDVAHRHSGYLVGGTSPFGTRKAMPVFIEESILELPRIAINGGRRGYLVQLDPQVCVQLLGARAVQCALAQ
- the plsY gene encoding glycerol-3-phosphate 1-O-acyltransferase PlsY, with product MNSILLTLAATVAAYLLGSLSFAVIVSRLMGLNDPRTYGSKNPGATNVLRSGNKAAAVVTLLFDALKGWLPVVLVRWFGPPYGLEEGTLALVGLAAFVGHLWPVFFRFEGGKGVATAAGVLLGISGWLGLATLATWVIIAFFFRYSSLASLVAAVFAPFFYVLGAGMAWYSDARVGLAIAVMSGLLAWRHKDNIRRLVQGQESRLGAKKK
- a CDS encoding HD-GYP domain-containing protein, which produces MTTSATKPRAGEPPDSEYEDLLGQWSDLEALACTLLARPSQVQGLGPKLRQCDRWLADLVAHDIDAALYLMFQLATTSTVGYSGSHALVCAALCHILAGELALPAHERASLVGAAFTMNIGMTALQDQLAEQREPLTPEQQQAVARHPQVGCELLQRMGIGDALWLQVVAQHHVQLPEQAPLASLPPAQRLARVLGTIDRYAAMISPRTSRAGRSATDSVRAIVGDEGQGRDEVSHTLVRTVGLCPPGTFVRMDNGEAAVVLRRSERANAPLVASVLDARGEPLTAPQLYQTQSSSGPRIQSALARSAVTLELNHRTMVRLGLYAAQRTQTL